The Acidimicrobiales bacterium genome includes a window with the following:
- a CDS encoding methyltransferase domain-containing protein yields MTSERYTHGHHESVLRGHRWRTVENSAAYLLADLAPGQALLDVGCGPGTITVGLAALVAPGEVVGLDRSPEVVAEARAAAGAAGAPAVRFAEGDVSRLDFPDGAFDVVHAHQLLQHLADPVAALVEMRRVCRPGGLVAARDADYGAMTWYPRLPELDRWREIYEALARGNGGEPDAGRVLHAWARRAGFTSVEATASAWLFQREEDRAYWGGQWAERVVHSSFSAQALERGLADRAGIEAIAAAWRRWAEDPDGWFTVLHGEVRARP; encoded by the coding sequence GTGACTTCTGAGCGCTACACCCACGGCCACCACGAGAGCGTGCTGCGCGGCCACCGCTGGCGGACCGTCGAGAACTCCGCCGCCTACCTGCTCGCCGACCTCGCGCCCGGCCAGGCGCTCCTCGACGTCGGCTGCGGCCCGGGGACGATCACCGTCGGCCTCGCGGCGCTTGTCGCCCCCGGGGAGGTCGTCGGCCTCGACCGCTCGCCCGAGGTCGTCGCCGAGGCGCGCGCCGCGGCTGGCGCGGCGGGCGCCCCGGCGGTGCGCTTCGCGGAGGGCGACGTCTCCCGCCTCGACTTTCCCGACGGCGCCTTCGACGTCGTGCACGCCCACCAGCTCCTGCAGCACCTCGCCGACCCGGTGGCGGCGCTCGTCGAGATGCGGCGGGTCTGCCGCCCGGGCGGTCTGGTGGCGGCGCGCGACGCCGACTACGGCGCGATGACCTGGTACCCGCGCCTCCCCGAGCTCGACCGCTGGCGGGAGATCTACGAGGCGCTGGCGCGTGGCAACGGGGGAGAGCCCGACGCCGGGAGGGTGCTCCACGCCTGGGCGCGGCGCGCCGGCTTCACCTCGGTCGAGGCGACGGCGAGCGCCTGGCTCTTCCAGCGCGAGGAGGATCGCGCCTACTGGGGGGGGCAGTGGGCCGAGCGGGTCGTGCACTCGAGCTTTTCCGCGCAGGCCCTCGAGCGGGGGCTCGCGGACCGCGCCGGGATCGAGGCGATCGCCGCCGCCTGGCGGCGCTGGGCGGAGGACCCCGACGGCTGGTTCACGGTCCTGCACGGGGAGGTGCGCGCCCGCCCCTGA
- a CDS encoding CHAD domain-containing protein — translation MPPAETLLPGEVEWQFDALDLRPVERFIARVQGLHSPARPGLELAARPAKRLADCYLDSADWRIGRAGRVLRVRHSGRSFVATLKDLVDSKDGLRSRIEIEEPLAAGALPATGDGPVTSRVRALAGSARLLPVLEVRTRRRPFILSRAGVELGELVLDETAITAPTLRRPLRLRRVELEVLGAATSELEPFVVALREECGLQPAALSKFEAGLLAAGLEIPTPAELPAIAVTPESTLGELAFAALRADTNEVLRREPGTRLGEDPEELHRMRVATRRLRAALKLFAEALPVRAAHLEEEIGWLAAELGVVRDLDVQLEQLAEWSAEAAPADEEGLAELAAALEEARLGARTGLLRSLDSRRYQRLVAGLRQMLAAAPPRRSARARTACAVGLPELLGGRQLAARKAARRARKSGAAEDFHRLRIRVKRLRYALEFSARSYGSLPKRYTRELVGLQDELGAMQDAVTAAERLREAALSGTGALSLGAVFAIGGLAERYRHEAERLRALVGEEARAVDGGHWKRLATALERRRNDALAAIEAAHPAPRPRAPRRPAPLARLALLPPSAELPPEAGQGGVPLPS, via the coding sequence GTGCCTCCCGCAGAAACCCTCCTTCCCGGGGAGGTCGAGTGGCAGTTCGACGCCCTCGACCTGCGGCCGGTGGAGCGCTTCATCGCCCGCGTGCAGGGGCTGCACTCCCCCGCGCGGCCGGGCCTCGAGCTCGCCGCCCGCCCCGCGAAGCGTCTCGCCGACTGCTACCTCGACAGCGCCGACTGGCGGATCGGTCGCGCCGGGCGCGTGCTGCGCGTGCGGCACTCGGGGCGCAGCTTTGTGGCGACGCTGAAGGACCTCGTCGACTCCAAGGACGGCCTACGGAGCCGCATCGAGATCGAGGAGCCCCTCGCAGCCGGCGCCCTCCCCGCAACCGGCGACGGGCCGGTGACGTCGCGGGTGCGCGCCCTCGCCGGTTCGGCGCGGCTCCTCCCCGTCCTCGAGGTGCGCACGCGACGGCGCCCCTTCATCTTGTCCCGCGCCGGCGTCGAGCTCGGCGAGCTCGTCCTCGACGAGACGGCGATCACCGCCCCGACGCTGCGCCGGCCGCTCCGTCTACGGCGGGTGGAGCTCGAAGTGCTCGGCGCGGCGACGAGTGAGCTCGAGCCCTTCGTCGTGGCGCTGCGCGAGGAGTGCGGGCTGCAGCCCGCGGCGCTCTCGAAGTTCGAGGCGGGACTGCTCGCCGCGGGGCTCGAGATCCCGACCCCGGCCGAGCTGCCGGCCATCGCGGTGACGCCGGAGTCGACCCTCGGCGAGCTCGCGTTCGCGGCGCTGCGCGCCGACACCAACGAGGTGCTCCGCCGCGAGCCGGGCACCCGGCTCGGGGAGGACCCCGAGGAGCTGCATCGCATGCGGGTCGCGACGCGGCGGCTGCGCGCCGCGCTGAAGCTCTTCGCCGAGGCCCTCCCGGTGCGCGCCGCCCACCTCGAGGAGGAGATCGGCTGGCTCGCCGCGGAGCTCGGTGTCGTGCGCGACCTCGACGTGCAGCTGGAGCAACTCGCCGAGTGGAGCGCCGAGGCCGCGCCTGCGGACGAGGAGGGCCTCGCCGAGCTCGCCGCGGCCCTCGAGGAGGCGCGCCTCGGTGCCCGCACGGGGCTGCTCCGCTCCCTCGACAGCCGCCGCTACCAGCGCCTCGTCGCGGGGCTGCGGCAGATGCTCGCCGCCGCGCCGCCGCGGCGCTCGGCGCGGGCGCGCACCGCGTGTGCGGTCGGCCTCCCCGAGCTACTCGGCGGTCGCCAGCTGGCGGCGCGCAAGGCCGCTCGCCGTGCCCGCAAGAGCGGGGCCGCCGAGGACTTCCACCGGCTGCGCATCCGGGTGAAGCGGCTCCGCTACGCGCTCGAGTTCTCGGCCCGCAGCTACGGCTCGCTCCCCAAGCGCTACACCCGTGAGCTGGTCGGCCTCCAGGACGAGCTCGGCGCGATGCAGGACGCCGTGACTGCCGCCGAGCGCCTCCGCGAGGCGGCGCTGTCGGGGACGGGCGCCCTCTCGCTCGGCGCGGTCTTCGCCATCGGCGGCCTCGCCGAACGCTACCGCCACGAGGCCGAGCGCCTCCGCGCGCTCGTCGGCGAGGAGGCACGGGCGGTGGACGGCGGCCACTGGAAGCGCCTCGCCACCGCCCTTGAGCGGCGGCGCAACGATGCGCTGGCGGCGATCGAGGCGGCTCACCCGGCGCCGCGCCCGAGGGCCCCGCGACGCCCCGCACCCCTCGCCCGCCTCGCGCTCCTCCCGCCGAGCGCCGAGCTCCCCCCCGAGGCCGGCCAGGGGGGCGTGCCACTCCCCAGTTGA
- a CDS encoding NUDIX hydrolase: protein MTHAERTRRDLVRAAGGVVLREGTEGLEVAVVHRPAHGDWSLPKGKNEPGESDEECARREVLEETGFECELSVLLGLSEYRDNHHREKRVAFFLMRLLGGAFAVNDEVDELRWLPLAAAHELLSYDRERELLALLGQRAGESA, encoded by the coding sequence GTGACACACGCCGAACGCACACGACGCGACCTCGTGCGCGCCGCCGGGGGCGTCGTGCTCCGCGAGGGCACCGAGGGCCTCGAGGTCGCGGTCGTGCACCGCCCCGCGCACGGCGACTGGTCGCTCCCGAAAGGGAAGAACGAGCCCGGGGAGAGCGACGAGGAGTGTGCGCGGCGCGAGGTCCTCGAGGAGACCGGCTTCGAGTGCGAGCTCTCGGTGCTGCTCGGCCTCTCGGAGTACCGCGACAACCACCACCGGGAGAAGCGGGTCGCCTTCTTCTTGATGCGGCTGCTCGGCGGTGCCTTCGCGGTGAACGACGAGGTCGACGAGCTGCGCTGGCTCCCCCTCGCGGCGGCCCACGAGCTCCTCAGCTACGACCGCGAGCGCGAGCTGCTCGCTCTCCTCGGCCAGCGGGCCGGGGAGAGCGCCTAA